The following is a genomic window from Xenopus laevis strain J_2021 chromosome 2L, Xenopus_laevis_v10.1, whole genome shotgun sequence.
TTGTAGAGGTTTCATCTGAGTTACTGTATGAAAACCATGTCATGTGTAGAAGTATGATAGAAGCTCCTTTCCAAGAACTTGATACgcagaaatctccaaatttccATGGCCATCTCCAGTACAGtctatttcctctttctctgtaataataagtaccTTGCACTATATCCTAACTGATCTGTGTCAATTCATATTGGTtgtagaacaatcctattgggtttatttaatttttttaaaaaaaaaagcccaaggtcccaagcattccagatgaaagatcccatacctgtactaagccaTGTTCTCAACTAAGACTATTTGTTTTATAATGACTTACAGTATGCATTAACCCAATGCTTTTAACTAGAAATGTCATGCTCCTTATATCTTCATAGTAGGGGATGTGGCCTTGCCAGCCAAGAGCCATTAACATCTTTCCAAATACAAACCAGCAGAACAGACAACTGGACAAATGTTCTTACAGAGAATCCCTTAAACTATTCATCTAAAACtatcatttgaatttttaataagTGATTGCAGTGCTATACTTATTCCCAGCTGAGGTGATATGAAATCAGTCATCTATATTATCCAGTGAGTAGtactatattgtattatattgtatatgaCCTTAAACTGGGGTGATTTTACCAGCTACTCTAAAAAACCTTTATGTCTTGTAtcctaatccactattttttacagcagtgtttattaaagtgaaagaaatgtttaaaaatctaaACATGAATGAGTGAATACCATAGCATTCCAGTTGTTGCTTATTACAACTCTTTCGCTGTCGAAGCACAATGTAAAGATGTGTATAACAGTATAAGAGCAAGGCATATAGGTTGCCCATGGGATGCCTAAGTGAGTAAGTGACTAAGCTTTTGTCTGTCCATGTAAACCTGATTCCAACAATAGTAATTAGTCAGATGTGGAAGGCTAAgttgtgtatttatcaaataccCAAGCTGAAGACaggttttacataaaaaaacaatgtgttACAAGGCAAATAGATCATTCATATTCAAGTTTAAGAAAACCAGAGACTATATTAAAAAGAAGACTAGAAAAAAGATGTAACAAAGCTAGAACACAACATGACAAGTTCTCCAGGATCCTTTGAAGTTGTCCTACGTTTTATTCCTTGGTAGGTCTTATATACAAGATTATGTAGTACAAGTGAAGTGATTTTAACACTGAAGAAAAATCAAGTCACATCATTTTTACAACCAATCCAAgacaaatcttcagcccacttcCCAGAAGTAGTTACTTTCAGCTTCTTTTGGTCAAATATCCAGTATTGGTGACCTTTGAAAAAGTAGATGGCTCCATCAGGATGGGTCAGAACACTTTGACTGTTGGCAGGCACACCTTTCCAGTCATGCAAGCTGCGTGGGTAGTAAGGTTCCACTGTTAGAGACTCTTCATTCACCACATAATATTTAGAGCCCTTGAAGATGACCAAGTGACCAAGAGGCTGAAAGTACAGTGCAGTGTCAGGACGACGAGGCAAACCATTCATGCTACATTTTTGAGGAAAGCCTTCTTCTAATATGGAATCTTTGTACCTCCAACACCTTCCACCTGCCAAGTATTGTAAACAGATAATAAATAGCCTGCACAAAATAGTCAGGAAGTATTTTTATGAGAAAGTTCTTAAACAATACACAGTGTAAGAAATAAAGCATTATATGGTTAAGATATTTAATTACTGAAGATAAACTGAGCATAATTATATATGCTTTGTATTTGAGTGCATTCTTGAACACATCAGAATCAGCAAACACAAAACAGTACTAACAAGAACATTATTTAAATAGCTCATACTTGAACATGGTATGTTACAGGTCAGATACTGCTGAGGGTCTACAATAACTGTATTGCCATGGAAAAGGGCACAGAATGCTTCTATTAAATCTAAGGGGGTGAACCCCAAActgtggctcgtgagcaaccccttggatgttgctcccagtggcctcaaaagcaggtgcttgtttttgaatttctggcttggaggcaagttttggttgcataaaaatcagatatactgccaaacagtgccTTCTGtaagttgccagtccacataccaAATAGGCAGtcacagcccttatgtggcatccccatggactttttcatgcttatgttgctccctaactcttttaatatttgaatgtgactcatgggtaaaaaaggttggggacccctgagggTATTCAATGCTGTAGGGAATTCTGATGTACCAGTTCTAAGCTCACATGATCCATCATTCTAGCAACTGCTGGTGCCAATCCCTCCTTCCTCATAAACTGCAAAAGTTCCTAAAGAAAGGGCAAGTTTACAAATGCTATCGTTCGGAAGAGCCCTAGACTAACCACTCAAATCTATTAACCATACTCTTGTTTTACTTTACAGTTGTGCATATGTCTTTGCATAACCATGGAGCCAATTTGGTCAATTCTCAATCCAGACATGATCTTACAATGTGTTGGCTTAACTCACCAAACCCTCATGAGATACTGTATAAGGCACAGAAAACAGACTTACACAGACTCgttaaattgttttaataaaattaagaTCAACTAAATACCATGGCAGATAATCTGATTCTTGCTTAGCTATAGCCAAATGATGTGGGAGCACGCCTCTGAACAGCTGAGTGATTTTATGCAGGATTCAGAATTATTAATTCCTGGGGAGAATAATAAAGCCTTCATTTTCTGAGAGCAGCAAATGTTACCAGTCAGGATTTGTTCCCATATTTCTATCTTCGGTATAAGAAAATGGCATAAAGTTATATTTGAAAACAATGTATGTGTGGTCAATCTATAGCATTCCTAAGTTTGTGTTTTTGGGTCTATGTATAATTATCTCATATGTAGAGCTCACAACACAATGTGAAAGAAGCAATTCATTCTTTCCTGGTATTTCAGTTTATATAAGGGCTCTCCAAAGGGAGGCCTGCAGTCCAAAGGTGGCCCTCCAAAGTATTTTACAGCATCTCATTTGTTCATTATTACAGTAATGCACCTTTTCAAGGCATGAGTTACCTTTGCAGAGAGACCATGAAGCATTCCATTGCTTATAGCCGAGGTTAAACATGTCAAGGGAATGAACAGTCAGGAAAGAATGATTTATATCACACTTTTGTGGACCAGCATTTGGTCAGGACCCCCATATCCCATAACTAGGTAACAGATGATAACTGAGGTATATCAGCAAGTCAACCAAGACTATCCTAAAAATGGGAAGAGCTCCAATTGCTTCTTCCACGAGTCCAATGTATAATAAGTTCcatataaagtaaaaatatttttactgctCTCCAGTCAGGCCCTTGGGAAATTACCATGGTATTAAACTAAATCTCACCTTTAAAGAAGTAGAATTTTCCATCTAAACCTGATACCACTGCAGCTTCAATGTAAGAAGGGAGTTTCTTCCAGCGCTTCTGAAGAGTTTGGGGTGGTGAGATTTTACCATCCAATGAGACCATCCAAAAGTGACGGCCTTTAAAGatgtataatgtttttttcaaatctacGTGTAAGAAAAAATGTCAAGAGTTCACTGTAGACAGATATGCAAAGAGACGTAGCTTATAAAGGCCCTACAACAGTACCTGGATAAATATTGCTCTATCAATGCTGAAATAATCACTGCCAGTTTTCAAATCTATTGCTAAGCAATGTCAGCTGCACACGGAAATCAGACAAACAAGCGAGGAGGGTGACAACAGCACAAATGTGCAGGTCTCTAaaaaatatcacataaaacatCACATATGTAAATCACTGTTTCATTTAAATTTAGCCTAATCATtaaaactatactttttttttaatagtgagtGCTACTGGATAATGCCAAAATGAAACaatgtcattttaaaggggtggttcacctttaagttttttttcattatttgccttcctattctacatctttccagctttcaattaggggtcactgatcccagcagcaaaacttttcagtctcttattcaacccATTTCTTGGTTGCTATTCATGACCCTGCTATTTCTATAGTTCTATGCATCCAGCTGTTTGCTGTGTTAGGGATGCCTAGATTTCATGGCTATAAAACAAGCACATCAGGCTCACAAAGCCACAGCTGTTGTGAGCGAACAACAACCAGCACTAATAGCCAGATTACAGATACTCTTGGGaaggtcagtttaaaaaaaataaagggcccCACATAAGTTTAATATGACAAGACGAGAGCTATTACCCCACGTGATGGCATCGAAGATAGAGTGGCAGTAGGAAGGTTTCATTCCAGAATCTTCATGTGGTTCTGGACTCCAATCCTGAAAAAAGGCAAATTGTTTTCCAGGGAGTTGCACCAGATTTCCACTAGGGGGAGCTCCTGAAATACAAACAAATGCCTGGTTTAGAAATATGTGCCTCTATAACATAGCAGTACATTACATGCTGTAtttgtatccaaaaaaaacatatgctttcAACGATGAGGACATTCCTAGAGCAAAAACTGGTCTACTTCTATTGCATTTTGGTGACATTTATATATGGCAAACacgtacttgcatcaaaatggaACAGTGGATTTCAATAATGAATTGCCCATCTTTACATAAACTGTAACTCTGCAAATAGTATTTTCCATGGTATGAGCTAAGCCACATTTTATAGATATTACCTACACCCAAGAACAGCATGTACATGTTCATAGGTAGACTTACAAATATAGCAGGCCACTATATAATAGTCAATAGTACATGGTCTGTCTAAACACATACTACTGGTATATCTGCATATTACAGGTTttagattccttatccggaaagctgttatctagaaagctccgataggccattttccatagagtCCAGTTTAAGCAAACAAtaacaacttttaaaaaatagttcctttttctttgtaataataaaatagaactttgtacttgatcctgaaaAAGCATTGATACAGCAGTAATTTTCGACACCCATATAATCAGTGTGTTCCTAAATTAACTGTCAGAATAGAGCTGACTATCCTGCCCCAACAAAAGCTTCCAGCTGTCACTATCTTAGCAGTACAGTTTTGAATTTCAGACATAATAATCGGCTTGAAACATGGAATTTGACAGACTGCAGCAAATTGGTCAGGGAAGATGATGAAAGGATTAAAAAGACCTGATTTTTAAAGTTTGAATATGTTTGATGGCATGCATTCCGTTTCTGTCTCAGGAAGTGATATTCCAGATCATGGTGCCCATTAAGATTATCTCTATGTAACAATACGGACATTGAGTTGTTAGGGGTAACAGGGAATGACTCAAACCACTGTTTTCTGTGGCTATATAATGACATGTATACATGAGGTCTCTGTAGAGAACCACGAAAAATAAGTGGAGGCCACTCAGATGCATGTGGACTTATTTGCTAAAGAAGAATGCTTCTAGAGGATATTCAggcaacatataaaatatttgcatggttggttaaataaaataatcttacAAGCTATCTTTAACAATTAAAACAATCTGTGTACTATAAGAATATAAGAATATCACTTTGTACAGTATGGCAAATACTTAGAAACCTCTTGTTGTTTCTAGTGTTTGCCAAGAGTATGATTTCAGTATGGCATACGTGTGGAATTTAGAAACTGTACATTTTACGCGATTCATTCTTCAAACACAGGTTCATTCATATACAAATAATCTATGCTAACACATTCTAAAATAGGTTCTTTGCTAGTTTAACAGTTTTATATTGGTCTGCCAGCAGGgccactttaataaataggcaaaagAGAATTTTATTCATGGCACCCCAGGACAGAGGGGCCCATCACCTTTCATCCATAACATTTGAAATTAAGCCTGTCCCAGAAATTCCAGGCTGCTCAGTTTAATCAGTTTAATGAGCTCTACCTTGTTCATAAAAATTCTATActagtataggtataggacctgttatccagaatgcagaagggttttcctgataatagatctttccataattttgatttttaaaccttaagtctactacaaaatcattaaataaatccaataggatttatttcttagtttggatccagtacaacgtactgttttattattacagaaaaaaaggaaatcatttttaaaaattttaattatttggataaaaatggaatctgtggcagatggccttgccataatttgtagttttctggataccggatcccatacctgtactttcaaaaGCAACATATAGGGCATGCACTGAAAAGCTGTCAAGTCTACAAGGCCTTTCAAATTGGGAAGTTGGCACTTTGGGCGTAAACTTTGTGCTAAACAacacaaatgtaatttataaattcaGCAATTAAAAGAAAGATGCAGTTATGACATTGTTCAAATACCATACCGTACAAATTTTGGATGGCCAGGACATCATCGAAGTTCAGTACATAGTCTTTATTCAGTTTCTTGTAGTAAGGGGACATCAGAGCATTTTTGAAGGAGGAGTGCGGAAGCCCCAAAGTATGTCCGATCTCATGTGCCAGTACAACAAACAGGTTTCTGCCCTTACCATTCAATGACCAGTGCTCGGCACTGTCAAAATGAGCCTCTCCCCTTCTGGGGAAAAAAGCATGTGCCAGGGCACCACCTgcaaaatatatcattatagaACTTAATATGCTATTTAGCATGGAGACCCTTAAGAGCATATAAGGtatagaagataaaaaaaactaccTTGACAGACAGACAACCAGACAGACAGTGTTGAACACTGATTTTGGACTAAGGCGTGCTGCACATGTCCTAACTGAAACATCTACACTGTGAACTAGTCTGGTCTTGTGATTTAATCAGCAAATAGTTTGAGTTATGCATGCCAGGGAGACAATGTGGAACTAAGCTTACAACATTTTGGCTGATTCCAAAGCAGAATTGTGCCAATTTGAGTCAAGCCCCCCTCCCTTAGAAACTCAACTTTTATATCTGCATAGCTATTGTTTACATTCTAGAATCAGTGcacaaatgaaagcaaattcACTCTTTCCTAAATATTTTTGTGCCCACATGGAAATACCTAAACAAAGGCTTACAAGAATCAATAGTTCAGTACCTGGTCCATCAAAAGCATTTCCAGCCCCATCATTGTGATCCCCATCAAAGAATGCTAAACGGATGTCTGCAGGGTCTCTCAGAGCCTCCGAGAATGTCAGAGAGGAAACGTTGCTCCACAACTGGAACGCTGCTTTAACCGCCTGCCTGACCTGATGCTGGGATAGGTACCAGGGCCAGTTGACAATCTGATAAGTTAAATGTTGTTTGTACCATTTCTTACCTGTAAAATAAAGGAGACTAGTTTCATATAGTCAGAGTTCTGTGACATGAGGCTTCATGCTTGAATAAGTCTggtctcctgggccccctgggtagTTAGGCCTgtcaaaaagtaaaatggggcccAATAAAAAGAAATGGCTTTTCCTTGATCCAACTAAACCACACCATTCCCTGAAATTCCTGCCCTTTCTCAGAATAACTAAAAGAAATACACCCACCATGTAACgagtttaattaaaattttttagacTGTTCAAATTCACCAAATACTAGATAGCAGTTTAATCATTGCCATTGCCAGTGTTGGAACTACTGGGGTGGGCTGACCGTGTTACTGCACCACCACTCACTCCCATGGGGGCCGCCATGATACCATGACATGCTGCAATTGCTAGGCCTATCATGAATATTGTTTCAAGTGTTTTGTCAACATGTGTGATAGCTATACTAATAAACATACATAAGCTATGCAGCTGATTGTTTTTGGTCTGAAGTATATATAGTCACTCCTTTAAGGATTTTGGATTAAATCTGCTCTTCAAAAATATGCTGCATATTTTATTGCTGGTATAATAAGATTTGCTGAAGCCTTTCCTTTATATGAACTTCTACATGTCTGTCTACATTCTtagttttttgatcaaagaacTTTAGCTGTTTGTTTCATTCATAgattaataaagaaagaaagctaCTCAGGATGGCATACTTGCAATCTTGGTGCACATTAATGAAAGCAACATGTCAAGGCAGCTGAAGACAAAGCAAGGAATTGTTCCTTATCTGCCCAACACAACAGACTGGCTATGCAGAAAGAAGCAGGGAGAGGCACAGTACCTATCACAGGCTGACTAATAATAAGACACAATATTGTGTTATAAAATCGCTAGTGTTTATCTTGTATAACAAATAAAAGTCTAACAAATAAAAGTCTAAAGGTTAGTGTCTGACTGATCATAACTTAAGaccccaaaggttttttttttattaaagatatcTAGCGCATTTATGACCCCTCAATAGTCTAGGTTAGTGCAATCACTAGCAGAAACTGTGAGCAAGTACTAGTGTTTTCTGCACCGATTGCTTTGGATTTGGGCCTCCTAAAAATCTGCTAAACTCAATgtttaatttggattattagtAGCTCCTAGCTAATGCTAGTTACTTCAGGTTACAGTTACCAACCTGATGCCAGCATCAGAAAAGATTATACAGGCCAATGTGTAACAGATAATACATGTTCCtattaaaacataatatttaaaataacctttcaactttaaaatgaaatactttGTTCCAACACTTCTCTGTGTTACAAACCATAAAATgcaaaagctttttatttatattaattacaaTCCACTGACTAATGTAAGCTCTGTGAAGCTAATTAGTATAGGGGGGTGGTAAAGGTTTTACCAGCTTTATTTCATGTAGTCCTCAGGAAAGTTGTTGCCAACTGAGAGTTGGGCTTAATTTACAGTTGGGATGGGGAGTTGATTCCCATTTccaggttagggttgccacctttttgtccCCAGTTATACTGGCCTGTGGTGCAGGGAGGCCAGTGGTGATGTCACAGAGGCCGGTGTGGGAGGATCTGGGGCAGAGTGTGGGCAGATCGGGGCAGGAGGAGAGTCACTGTTTAGGAAGAGCTGAAGAGAGTACAACAAAGTGAACAGGACAGGGAGAAATCTTAAAAGGGaacaattgtgaaaatgaaaatttaatataagcatcatcatactgaaataagaaactaaattaaatattctgcattgtttctgaaataatcaagtttatgttcagtatcctctctcagcatctgtttctcttcattctgtccatgcagcagttgggtgtcagatgaatgatccaatatattttatagggggaggggcttcctttcctagcagatgaattagagctcactcaaataactgattacagtgcaaacaaaatctaacaaaataactgtcttttgcacaaattctgcatgtagacaggatttctggtgatttgaatagagtgagctctaatacatcttctaggcaaaagaagcccccctatatgatatattggatcattcatctgacacccaactcctgaatgaagacagaatgaacagaaacagatgctgagagaggaatagtgaagataaacttgattatttcagaaacagtacagaatttttaattgattgtatttagaaagtttcttatttcagtatgctgaagccaatattaaatttgcattttcatgatagttcccctttaagaaagaggGGGAATTAAGAATTTACTGGCAATTACATTGctggttaatttgtaataccggcaccTGCCGTAGCTGGTGATTTACAGGCTAGACCAATGAATTGCTGGCCGTGTGACAACCCTATTCCCGGTTAAAGTATTTCCCTGGTAGTTTAGTAACTAGCCAGGGGTGTCAGGTTCCCTATTTTATAAAAAGGAAAGCCACTACATCATCTGTCTCTTTGGTTCCCATGATGCGATGTGCTGATGAGCCTGGGGCAGAGGTAGGTCCCAGTAAGTGAAATAAGTGTTATAAAGTTTTGCAATtgttcactctaggagtgagaggcagAATTTTTGTAAAGCCAGGGGTTCCAATGATGAGGCCAGTAAGGGTTAGTACCTTGCTGCGTCAATGCTGTCAGTATAAGAACTGTAGTAGTTAGGCTGAGGAATAGAAGATTCCTGGGGTAAGTGACCACTGTGAGCTTTGCCTAATGCTGGAGAATGTTTCACCAAACCATTGAGTGCTACCTCTAGGGTGTTGTGAAAACCTCAGTTGAAATAGTAAGAGTAACATCTGAAGGATGAAAGTAT
Proteins encoded in this region:
- the mmp28.L gene encoding matrix metalloproteinase-28 a precursor (The RefSeq protein has 5 substitutions compared to this genomic sequence), translating into MEADIPSLFLLLVITGLCLCNGYISEETLQTAQVFLEKYGYLEETTKQHSGKQLASAVREFQWLSHLSVSGELDTSTVQQMIQPRCGVKDIESLKLVKSHHHGRQRKKRYISKSKKWYKQHLTYQIVNWPWYLSQHQVRQAVKAAFQLWSNVSSLTFSEALRDPADIRLAFFDGDHNDGAGNAFDGPGGALAHAFFPRRGEAHFDSAEHWSLNGKGRNLFVVLAHEIGHTLGLPHSSFKNALMSPYYKKLNKDYVLNFDDVLAIQNLYGAPPSGNLVQLPGKQFAFFQDWSPESHEDSGMKPSYCHSIFDAITWDLKKTLYIFKGRHFWMVSLGGKISPPQSLQKRWKKLPSYIEAAVVSGLDGKFYFFKGGRCWRYKDSILEEGFPQKCSMNGLPRRPDTALYFQPLGHLVIFKGSKYYVVNEESLTVEPYYPRSLHDWKGVPANSHSVLTHPDGAIYFFKGHQYWIFDQKKLKVTTSGKWAEDLSWIGCKNDVT